One segment of Clarias gariepinus isolate MV-2021 ecotype Netherlands chromosome 6, CGAR_prim_01v2, whole genome shotgun sequence DNA contains the following:
- the ptgis gene encoding prostacyclin synthase isoform X1, giving the protein MIWTLVPVLIGVLSAVLLLYNRRTRRINEPPLDKGRIPWLGHALDFGKDAAKFLKQMKDKHGDIFTVCVAGNYVTVLLDSNCYDDVLKDSQSLSLTRYSQLLMERIFNLQLPNHDPVSERKRVDKYFRDNLSQLSTSMQNSLQFLMASVNTQNPKDWKKDRLFDFCYSLLFKAGYNTIFSPESNDSAEFSEVYEEFRRFDKVLPKLARTSANKDEIKVASLARKQLWELLRTNFNTATVALSWIQTFLKHLEEQGLDSETQQRAMLLQLWVTQGNAGPAAFWLLGFLLTHPEALKAVKEELSPLQHLPLDKIENTPVLNSVLMETLRLRAAALITRDVMRDKTVKLSNGQDYVLRHGDRLCIFPFISPQMDPQIHDEPEKFKFDRFLNSDGTEKNMFYKEGLRMNYGTMPWGAGSNLCPGRDFAVCALKRFVLMILTQFDLELFDSNACMPPVDASHYGFGMLQPEGDLEIRYKLKK; this is encoded by the exons ATGATTTGGACACTGGTACCGGTGCTAATCGGAGTCTTGTCCGCAGTGCTTTTACTCTACAATAGACGCACAAG gagAATAAATGAACCGCCGCTGGATAAAGGCAGAATTCCTTGGCTTGGTCATGCTCTTGATTTTGGGAAAGATGCAGCAAAGTTTTTAAAACAGATGAAAGATAAGCACGGAGACATATTTACA GTGTGTGTGGCTGGTAATTATGTGACAGTCCTCTTGGATTCCAATTGCTATGATGATGTGCTCAAAGACTCCCAGTCCCTAAGTCTGACTCGTTATAGTCAACTTTTAATGGAGAGAATCTTCAACCTTCAGTTGCCTAATCATGACCCAGTCtctgagagaaaaagagtggaCAA ATACTTTAGAGACAATCTGTCTCAACTCTCCACCTCAATGCAGAACAGCCTTCAATTCCTCATGGCATCAGTAAATACGCAGAACCcaaaagactggaaaaaagacAGACTTTTTGACTTCTGTTACAGCTTGCTCTTCAA GGCGGGATATAATACTATTTTTAGCCCAGAGAGTAATGACAGTGCTGAATTCAGTGAGGTTTATGAAGAGTTTCGGCGATTTGACAAGGTTTTACCTAAACTGGCACGAACTTCTGCAAATAAag ATGAGATTAAGGTTGCCAGCTTAGCACGAAAGCAGCTGTGGGAACTGTTGCGTACAAACTTTAACACGGCAACAGTGGCCCTGTCATGGATTCAGACCTTCTTAAAGCACCTAGAAGAACAGGGCTTGGATTCTGAGACCCAGCAGCGAGCCATGCTTCTCCAGCTGTGGGTTACACAG ggtAACGCCGGTCCTGCAGCATTCTGGTTGCTGGGCTTCTTGCTCACTCACCCAGAGGCTCTAAAAGCAGTGAAAGAGGAGCTGAGCCCCCTACAGCACCTCCCCCTGGACAAAATAGAGAACACACCAGTGCTTA ACAGTGTTCTGATGGAGACGTTGCGCCTCAGAGCAGCTGCCCTTATCACCAGAGATGTGATGAGGGACAAGACGGTTAAATTAAGCAACGGCCAAGATTATGTTCTACGTCATGGAGATCGCCTCTGTATCTTccctttcatcagtccacaaatgGATCCTCAAATCCATGATGAGCCAGAG AAGTTCAAGTTTGACCGCTTCCTTAATTCTGATGGAACAGAGAAGAACATGTTTTATAAGGAGGGACTACGGATGAATTATGGTACTATGCCATGGGGAGCAGGGAGCAATTTGTGTCCTGGACGTGATTTTGCAGTTTGTGCTTTAAAAAG GTTTGTGCTTATGATTTTGACCCAGTTCGACCTGGAGCTGTTTGATTCGAATGCATGCATGCCACCAGTGGATGCCAGCCATTATGGGTTTGGGATGCTTCAACCAGAAGGGGATTTGGAAATCCGctataagttaaaaaaataa
- the ptgis gene encoding prostacyclin synthase isoform X2 — MIWTLVPVLIGVLSAVLLLYNRRTRRINEPPLDKGRIPWLGHALDFGKDAAKFLKQMKDKHGDIFTVCVAGNYVTVLLDSNCYDDVLKDSQSLSLTRYSQLLMERIFNLQLPNHDPVSERKRVDKYFRDNLSQLSTSMQNSLQFLMASVNTQNPKDWKKDRLFDFCYSLLFKAGYNTIFSPESNDSAEFSEVYEEFRRFDKVLPKLARTSANKDEIKVASLARKQLWELLRTNFNTATVALSWIQTFLKHLEEQGLDSETQQRAMLLQLWVTQGNAGPAAFWLLGFLLTHPEALKAVKEELSPLQHLPLDKIENTPVLNSVLMETLRLRAAALITRDVMRDKTVKLSNGQDYVLRHGDRLCIFPFISPQMDPQIHDEPEILSLTVEMHLC; from the exons ATGATTTGGACACTGGTACCGGTGCTAATCGGAGTCTTGTCCGCAGTGCTTTTACTCTACAATAGACGCACAAG gagAATAAATGAACCGCCGCTGGATAAAGGCAGAATTCCTTGGCTTGGTCATGCTCTTGATTTTGGGAAAGATGCAGCAAAGTTTTTAAAACAGATGAAAGATAAGCACGGAGACATATTTACA GTGTGTGTGGCTGGTAATTATGTGACAGTCCTCTTGGATTCCAATTGCTATGATGATGTGCTCAAAGACTCCCAGTCCCTAAGTCTGACTCGTTATAGTCAACTTTTAATGGAGAGAATCTTCAACCTTCAGTTGCCTAATCATGACCCAGTCtctgagagaaaaagagtggaCAA ATACTTTAGAGACAATCTGTCTCAACTCTCCACCTCAATGCAGAACAGCCTTCAATTCCTCATGGCATCAGTAAATACGCAGAACCcaaaagactggaaaaaagacAGACTTTTTGACTTCTGTTACAGCTTGCTCTTCAA GGCGGGATATAATACTATTTTTAGCCCAGAGAGTAATGACAGTGCTGAATTCAGTGAGGTTTATGAAGAGTTTCGGCGATTTGACAAGGTTTTACCTAAACTGGCACGAACTTCTGCAAATAAag ATGAGATTAAGGTTGCCAGCTTAGCACGAAAGCAGCTGTGGGAACTGTTGCGTACAAACTTTAACACGGCAACAGTGGCCCTGTCATGGATTCAGACCTTCTTAAAGCACCTAGAAGAACAGGGCTTGGATTCTGAGACCCAGCAGCGAGCCATGCTTCTCCAGCTGTGGGTTACACAG ggtAACGCCGGTCCTGCAGCATTCTGGTTGCTGGGCTTCTTGCTCACTCACCCAGAGGCTCTAAAAGCAGTGAAAGAGGAGCTGAGCCCCCTACAGCACCTCCCCCTGGACAAAATAGAGAACACACCAGTGCTTA ACAGTGTTCTGATGGAGACGTTGCGCCTCAGAGCAGCTGCCCTTATCACCAGAGATGTGATGAGGGACAAGACGGTTAAATTAAGCAACGGCCAAGATTATGTTCTACGTCATGGAGATCGCCTCTGTATCTTccctttcatcagtccacaaatgGATCCTCAAATCCATGATGAGCCAGAG attctgtctcttacagtggaaatgcacctatgctga